A genomic window from Filimonas effusa includes:
- a CDS encoding regulatory protein RecX yields MPAGKFSISKEKALPKIRHYCAYQERSHHEVKEKLYGFGLRKTEVEELMATLIEDDYLNESRFAEQFAGGRFRMKKWGKVKITHELKLRQVSPYNLKKALAAIPEEDYLETLQKLVHDKWTSLKHEQYINRQAKTMAYLLQKGYEAGLIKEALAKERQQP; encoded by the coding sequence ATGCCAGCAGGTAAATTCAGTATATCCAAGGAAAAGGCCTTGCCAAAGATCAGGCATTACTGCGCCTATCAGGAACGAAGCCACCACGAAGTAAAGGAAAAGCTCTATGGCTTCGGCCTCCGCAAAACAGAGGTCGAAGAACTCATGGCCACACTCATCGAAGACGACTATCTTAATGAAAGCCGCTTTGCCGAACAGTTTGCCGGCGGAAGGTTCCGCATGAAAAAATGGGGCAAAGTGAAAATAACGCATGAACTCAAACTACGACAGGTAAGCCCCTATAATCTGAAGAAAGCCCTCGCAGCAATACCGGAAGAAGACTACCTGGAAACATTGCAGAAACTGGTTCATGATAAATGGACATCCCTGAAACACGAACAATACATCAACCGCCAGGCAAAAACCATGGCCTACCTCCTGCAAAAAGGTTATGAAGCAGGATTGATAAAAGAAGCCCTCGCAAAAGAACGGCAACAACCCTAA
- the dnaN gene encoding DNA polymerase III subunit beta, which translates to MKFIVSSSSLLKHLQQISGVINSNTVLPILEDFLFEIEDKKLTIVATDLETVMRVQMEVESKANGKVCIPAKILIDSLKNIADQPLTFSIDKNFAVEITSDNGKYKVMGENPDNFPKEPAADDTNSFTIPAGALVTAINKTLFAVSNDDLRPAMTGVFFELQKDSVQFVATDAHRLVRYKKTNVSSPKADSFIAPKKPLNLLKNALPDNDDELTISYNSNHLFITHGSTQLICRLIDARFPDYKVVIPTDNPYKLLVSKSDFQSALRRVSVFSNKSTNQVALNISGSELQLTAQDVDFSFEGTERMNCQYDGEDLQIAFNAKFLIEMLNAADSDEVKIELSTSTKAGIIKPIEQAEGEELLMLVMPLMLNN; encoded by the coding sequence ATGAAATTCATAGTATCGTCTTCTTCTTTGCTGAAACATTTACAACAAATCAGCGGTGTTATCAATTCCAATACGGTACTCCCCATCCTGGAAGATTTCTTATTTGAAATCGAGGATAAAAAACTGACCATTGTTGCCACCGACCTGGAGACTGTGATGCGTGTACAGATGGAGGTTGAAAGCAAAGCCAATGGTAAGGTTTGTATTCCTGCCAAGATCCTGATCGACTCTCTTAAAAACATAGCAGACCAGCCGCTGACCTTTAGCATCGACAAAAACTTCGCGGTTGAGATCACCAGCGACAACGGTAAGTACAAGGTGATGGGTGAAAACCCTGACAACTTCCCTAAGGAACCTGCTGCTGACGATACCAACAGCTTTACCATTCCTGCGGGCGCTCTTGTTACAGCCATCAACAAAACTTTGTTTGCTGTAAGTAATGATGATCTTCGTCCGGCTATGACGGGTGTATTCTTTGAGCTGCAGAAAGATTCTGTTCAGTTTGTAGCTACCGATGCTCACCGTTTGGTTCGTTATAAGAAAACCAATGTGAGCAGTCCGAAAGCAGACAGCTTCATTGCGCCGAAGAAACCTTTGAACCTGTTGAAAAACGCGTTACCTGATAACGACGACGAATTAACCATCAGCTATAACAGCAACCACTTATTTATCACACATGGTTCTACACAGCTGATCTGTCGCCTGATAGATGCGCGTTTCCCTGATTATAAAGTAGTAATCCCTACCGACAACCCTTACAAGTTGCTGGTGAGCAAATCTGATTTCCAGAGTGCGCTGCGCCGTGTAAGCGTGTTCAGTAACAAAAGCACCAACCAGGTGGCGTTGAACATCAGCGGAAGTGAGTTACAACTGACTGCGCAGGATGTTGATTTCAGCTTTGAAGGTACTGAGCGTATGAACTGTCAGTATGATGGTGAAGACCTGCAGATCGCTTTCAATGCGAAATTCCTGATCGAGATGCTGAATGCTGCCGACAGTGATGAAGTGAAGATCGAGTTATCTACTTCTACCAAAGCGGGTATCATTAAACCCATTGAGCAGGCTGAAGGAGAGGAGCTGCTGATGCTGGTGATGCCGCTGATGCTGAATAACTAA
- a CDS encoding AAA family ATPase: MKKVVIIGPESTGKSTLCAQLASHFNTEWCPEFARDYLLQEGKDYTYNDLLTIARGQTALEEQFISKSDAPLLFFDTDQYVMKVWCEFVFDNCHPYILDTIAKRKYDLYLLCDIDLPWIADELREYPDERPRQELFHMYKDLLVQQHVPWVRISGDYDQRFNKAVAAVEAHINFPAAQ, encoded by the coding sequence ATGAAAAAAGTTGTTATCATAGGCCCCGAGTCAACAGGTAAAAGCACACTGTGCGCACAACTGGCATCCCATTTCAATACGGAATGGTGTCCCGAGTTTGCACGGGATTATCTCCTGCAGGAAGGAAAAGACTATACTTATAACGACCTGCTTACTATTGCCCGCGGCCAGACAGCACTCGAAGAACAGTTCATCAGTAAGTCTGATGCGCCCCTTCTCTTTTTCGATACAGACCAGTATGTCATGAAGGTCTGGTGCGAATTTGTATTTGACAACTGCCACCCCTATATCCTCGATACCATCGCAAAACGCAAATACGATCTCTACCTCCTGTGCGATATCGACCTTCCCTGGATAGCAGACGAACTGCGCGAATACCCCGATGAACGCCCGCGCCAGGAATTGTTCCATATGTACAAAGACCTGCTCGTGCAGCAACACGTACCCTGGGTACGCATCAGCGGCGACTATGACCAGCGGTTTAATAAAGCAGTCGCCGCTGTAGAAGCGCATATAAATTTCCCCGCAGCGCAATAA